The genomic segment TCAATTGctttcatttgttttcctgtgctgcagttggtTTGGGTTAGAGGGTTTGTCGAAGGGATGTGGGGTaggcagctgaggtggcagCTGTTCTGGGATGGGGCAGGCATCGTGTGGAACACCCAGGGCAGATGGGTTCTGCTCTGCTTGGGCCACAGGCTGGGAATCCTGAGTGACTTGCAAGCAACAAGGGGCAGCATGGAGACTTTCTGGGCAATAGAAGGGAGAAACTCCCCAGAGAGCTGTTGTGATAATGGAAGTTTGTGCtccagcaggaggctgggaagCCCAAACCCATCTCTCTCACCCTActtcagcttttctgcttccaccAGAGGAAGCAGGAACGGGTGTGAGCCTGACCATCAGCTAAGCCTCTCTCGATTCCAAACAGATGTTGGATCCGTGGCTGGATTTGGGGCAGAAAGCACTCGTTTTCCCCATGTTTCCTGGCCACACCTAGCCAGGGGATGCTGGCCCCAAACCATGGGCTCTGCTTCTCCCCTTAGAAAATCTCTGATCTCACCACATGGGTAAGGGGACAATGTCCCATGCTGGTCTGTTGTCCCCCCAGCTGTCCACCTCCATCTTCCTCTGCATCTGCTGATGAATCATGGAGCCTGGAGTCGTGCAGCTGGTGGGAAAACCTGGACtccaacagcagagctgctggtgcagaTGTTGGCCAGTGGTCCAGTTGCAGCTCATGGTCTCGTTGTTACTGTTATACGTCCCCAGCTCCCCATGGGGATGGGTTCAGGCCATGTTCTGACACTGCTCCTTGAGGGCAAGTATCCCTCTGTTAAAATCACATCTGCTGCATCAGTGACCTCTTGCAGCATTAACTTGGGGGTAGGGGTTCAGACCACCACCAAAAAGGGGACTCAGCCAGGCCCAGACAGGTGCTGAGCATGACTCAGCACCAAGCCACACCGTGTGAGTCACCCTGGTGCTTCCTGGTGCACCCAGAGTTTTTGCTTCCAGTCCCTCCTGGTGGCACCAACCCAGCCAAGCCCTGCCTCACGTGGCTGCCAACCCTCCTTCACCAGCACTACCTTCCCTTGGCATGTGTCCACGTGCTGCTGGTGCTCTGGGTTTCAGGCTGCTCCTCAAGGATCCAGATCCCCAAAGGCATCCAGCCACTGGCGTGGAGAGCTCAGGACATGAAAAAGACACCATTAGTGCCACACATTACCTGTGCCAGGGAAAAATGGGGTAAAATACGAGTTTGGTGCCTGGTCAACATTAAGATGGGCAGGCTCTTCGCCAGGAGCTTGGGCAGACCCTGGTTGCATGTGGGCTCATGAGAGGGATGAGGAAACACAGACCAAAGAGCCCACCCTCTCACTGAGATATTGAGCCACACAATACAAACCAGAATCCAAAAGAGGAATAAGTTTCCAGGATCTAAGTCCAAGAAACATCTCAGAGAGATGAGGTCGAGATCACACAGCCTCATCTGCTAAATATACCCTGGCCTGATTGTGCCATCTGCCCCAGACTGGTGATCTGTCCCCAGAGAGGGTGACTGTGGCTGGCTGAGTGCCCCACAGTGCCCTGAGGCACCTTGAGTCACCCCAGGAGTGGCTGCAGCCATTGAGTACTGGCCTGGCAGACAGTAGAGatggagaaagcagagcaggatggaGATGCAGGAGCATCCAGTGGGCACGGACAGATGGTTCTGGCAGCctgaatggccatggtggcccTGGTTAATCCCAGCAGACCCAGTGACCCCTGCAGCCCTAGTGGCCTTAGTAAGCACAGCAGTCCCAGCAGCCCATGTAACCCTCAGTAGCAGTGGTCAGCCTCAGTGGCCTTGGTGGTCTCAACAGCTCTGGTGGCCTTAAGTAGACACAGCAGCACCAGTGGTCCTGGTCACCCCAGTAGCCCTAGCAGCCACAGTGGCCCTAGTGGCCAAATAGTCCCAGCAGCCCTGGTGGTCCCATTGGCCCCAGCATGGGTGCTACTCGCAGGCCAGCTTCCCatcaaagctggagagggcaatggcaaaggcctgcactgcacacagagGATAGTTGTAGTCCATGGTGAAAGCATCATCTGCCACACGCCCAAACTGCATCACGATGTAGTCAGCTGCAGGAGAGAGGGTAAGCAGATGGGATGTCACCCATGCCCCCATCTCACCCTTCATCCCAGGGGACCCATTCTGTGGCACACCAAAGAAACCACCCTTTCACCACGCTCTGCCCACAGCTCATGACCAGAGTGTGCATCACCAAAACCCATCACCTGCAGAAAGGTTGGAACAAGAtacctttaagatcccttcctacccaaaccattctttgatttcccccagcacaggatcTTACCGTCCTTTGGtcccccaggagctgcagctcctcaaggGACAGGGACCCCGGTGCCCCACCTTGGGACTTGTGCTGCCTGAGGGCGGGTGACAGGAAGTCTGTAAAAATAAACCAGGGGCCCCCGAGAGGTTTTTCCATCCTGTAACCCAACACCCTGGAGGCTGAGGGCTTCTGACTGCATTGGACAGGTGATGAACGGCCACAGCGGTGGGACAGAGTCACTGCCACTCCTGAGGGATTGTCCCCAGGGCACGATGCATCCCAGGGGGGGTGCACCCTACCAGCAGTGTAgggtgcacagtgagggtgatgctCTGGGCTGATTGCTGGGATGTGAGGATGGATGTAGAGTGATGGGGGTGCTCAGCACCccgcaggatttgcccttgccCTTAAATCTGCCTAGAAACAAATGACCTGCATGCTCCCTCTGCTGACACCCGGGGCCACTGGCCTTGGGTGGCTTCATCAGGCctccagcaaagcagctgcacatgaaaaaaaaaccaacaagctCAGCAAGAAAAGGGGAGTGCTTAGGCCATCATcacccccatccccaccccaaTCCTGGCCCTTCCCAGCTTACGGTCACTGTCATGCACGATCTGGAAGTTTTTGACAGAGGCTTGGGTGACCCTGCCATGGAAGTTGAGGACATAGGACTGGGTCTCATCATTCCACACCGGTGCCTTGTTGTGCAGCTCAATGATATTGTCCATGTTCCTGTTCTGCCATCGCATCAGGAGGCCATCATTATCCTTGTAAGGGGGAGAAAGCAGGGTTGAGGTGGACCTCTGCTAGAGCCCTGTCACCCAATCAGAAAGATGCTCTGTGGCAGGAGATGGGATCCAGTTCTGAGAAAAAAAACGCAGCCCACCACATCTTGCACCTCTCAGGGAGGTGCCTTGAATTTCAGGGACACTTCAAAGCCTTTCCATGTCCCAAAAATGGGGAGAATCCAAGCTGAACCTCAGCAAACCCTGTTCCCAAGGAGTTTTCTTCCAGTGTGGACCCTGACTTACGTTTCGGGGCCGGATAGGCACCCTCTCATTGTCAGAGTTCatcccagggatgatgactgtCATCTTCCGGGGGCCTTTGAACCCTAAAACATTGGTCTCCTGCAAGAGAGCCCCCACTGAAATCAGTTTCTCACTGATGGCTGAACAAGGGCTCAGGAATGGATCGAGCCCATCCTGCGTCTCTCCAATCCCTGGGGTAGTAGCCCAAAGAGTGCAGAACACAGGAGGTCAGTGCGGGGGGGGTCCCCCCTGTTGCTACTTACGTAGACCACAGCTGAAAGCTCTTGACGCACGTTTGACCAGTTGGCATTTGCCCTGTCAGGGTTTGCACCGTTGTCAAACACTGTGAACTTCGTACCCATCAGGTTGGATCTGCAGCCAAGTATGGGAGATGACCACAAATAGTGCTACCAAGTCCCCTCTGACTTCTCTGCCCACTCCTACTCCAGCTTTggccccagctttgctcccaaTGCAAACCCCATGTGCAACCCTTAGCCAGTCCATCCTCTCATCCTTTGGCTGCTTGCTCTGGCTCAGGGCATTCCTAAATAAGGGTGTTGTAGAGTGCTGACATGGTAGGGACCCTCCAGCATCCCTGCACAGCTGCCGGCCATGCAGTGGGCCGGGACTTGCCAGGCGCTGTTTCTAGCCATGACCTGTCTGCCGGGAGGAACCAGCCCAGCCTGTTCTCCCCTCCTGGCCTCTCGACACTCCTTGGATCAGATCCACAGTAGGGACCGCTGAATTTAGCCTCCTGTCTGACCCACCTGTTGCTTAGGGCAACAGCAACCCATAGAGGGTGCTGCAGAAGTGGGGTACCACTGAAATGGGGTGCCACTGAAATGAGGTGCACCTCTGCTCCTACCTCAGCTTCCCAATGAAGTTCTCTCCTCCCCGTGACAGGTCAGTGGGGTCAATGGAGATGAGGTAGTTGGAGGTTTTGCTCTTCTTACGCTTCCTCCCCGCGAGGAGGAATACCTGAGAGGGTGGTGGAACCTCGTGGGAATTGGGTGTTGTCATTACCATTGCTGTCCCAAGCTCCATGACCCGCAGTGCCCTCTGCACAAGGCTTGGCACAGCAGGTCACTGCCACGACCTTGTGGAAACTGTGGAATGAAGATGACTCCCAAAACATGGGCTGAGCCATGGGACAGGAGGATCTGAGCCCTCACCATGCCATGCACCATCAACATGGGATATTTCCCAAGAGAGGGCTGAGAAAAACAGCCCCATCCAAAGCCCACCATGGTGGGGTATAGGCAAGCATCCCCCCAAAATTCTGAGAGTGCTTCCCAGCTTGGGTGCAATGCCCCAGGGTCCCAACgccccaaccccagctcaccTTCTTGTCATTATCCAAATGGAGGTAATAGGTGGGATAAAGCCCCCGGTCCATCCCCTTCTTGTCTCGGGTCACTCGGCACTTGATGGTCACTCCCTGTGGTGCAGGCCGCAGCACAAACTCCTCCAGGTGGTCCACCTCGATGATGGGTGATGGGGGCCTCTCCCTCTTTTGCCTGCAGTGTGAGAGGGGATGGTGACCCCAAATTCCAAACCTGCCAGAagcttccctccttccccagctccccagcctccccctggggtgtggctctgcagctggtgGTTTTGGGAACAGTACTATGGTGGGGTCTCCCAGCCCCATGACTTGCCCTGGAGAGAAGAACTGCTGTTACTCTCTGAAGGGCCCCCATAGCCCCGACAGGGTTTTGTACCTTTTTGATTTCTTCACTTTTCCCTTCCTGTTGGAATTCTTTTGTGGGGTCTCCAGAGTCTCCTCGTCACTCTTGGCTGCTTGGGAGGAGCTGTGAGCAgaaacaggcagggacactgggTGGGGGCAAGAGCCTGATTCCACTgaaccccaaaactgaggcctgcataaACCCCATTGGTCATAAGCCCCGTCTCCATGGCCAGGCTCATCTGCACCCCCCACAAGCCTCTGCAGCACCCACCACCCTCCATCACATTGCTAATACCAGGCTCTCACCTTTCTTTTTGGTCTTCTTTTCCTTGGGGGGGTCCCCTCCAGTCTGGAAGAGGGACACTGGGTTCTTCTTCTCTCTGACCTGATGGGGCTTGGTGCTGGAGTCAGAATCATCCTCCTCATCACTGCCGGTGGTGGCTGCAGTGGGacacaggggacacagtcacacagCACTGGGTGCTACTGGTTCAGGGTGATGCCATGGAGCAGCAGGACTGGCTGGCACACATATGCAcacttctctcctttctccatACCTTCTTCttgattttcttctgctttttttctcccGTTCACCTGGAACATGGACATGGACTCCTTCTTGGTGCTTTTGGCAGGTCTGGCTTTGCTTTCAGGGTCACTCTTGTCTGTTGAGGGATGGAGGAGCAGATGAGTGGACACATATGGGGATGACGACAGGgtgaggagagcaggaagggtTGAGCTAAGTGGACATTGCAGGGGGACGGGGTGATTGCCCCACAGCCCCCTGCACCTCTTGGGGCAGTGATGGGGACAGGAAGTGGGGTGGAACCCTCATGCCAGCAAGTGGCATTGGAGTCAGACTCAAGCCATACGTGTCCCctgggcactcaccctttgGCTTCAGCTTCTTCTCCCGGCTctcaccaagggaggttctttgaGCAGCTTCTTATTGAGCTTTTTCGGTAGGTCTTTattctccatctcctcctcccacctcctCATCCTCGGAATcctcagctggctctgcccaGAGGTAACATCATGGCATCATCAACTATGGCTTTGTACTTTCCTAGCTGGTGAGCAGcgaacctctcttggcagcacTTGTCTGTGTGGACACCCATCCCGCCACGGCCAGGGTTCTGGGACTCTGGGCGCCAGCTGGACGtgttccagagctgggcacagcgcTGCGGAACTGCATCGCCATCTCCTGGCTGCAGcgagggcagggaggcaggcgaGCTCCGGAGCTGGTGGCACCTCCGAATGCCGCTTTGACGGGGCCAGTGTGGTGTCCCGTCCCGTGTGCGTCTTTCCCGTCTCCCCCAGTCCCCACTCCCCAGCCAATGCCACGAACGCTGGTTCCCTGCCACATCCCCTTTCCTTCCGGGATGAGTCCCTGCGCACACTGGGATCATCGATGGCACCGGTGGGTCATGGTTGCGTGGGGATGTGGAGCAGAGACACATGGTGTGTCACACACGGGTGCCCACAGAGGGGTGGGTGCTGCTCCCCCAACCTTGTTGCTTCTTGGGCCCCTTGGCCGTGTAGGAGCGGGGGGCGGGGCCCTCCTTCTTCTTCCGAGGTTCCTTGGTGAGTTTGGAGTAGGGGTCCTTGCcactttcctcctctgctttctctttcttcttcctccgcTTCTCACCCCTGCAGATTTAAAGAGCTGAGCACCAGGAGTTCATATGGGGGCTGTAGGGGACCAGCGTGTCCCCCGTATTTccagggcagctggggcagggcggGAGAATGAGTCTGTGCTTACCCTGGGCTGGGGCatggagctcctctgcagcccctgaCTCGTTCGGCTTCTCTCTCGCAGCCGCTGGGGCTTGGCCTCGGGCTCCAGCActgtctcctgctgcttcttcttcacCTTCTGCTCTcatgggcagtgctgaggagaCAGAGCTGGCCTTGAATCGCTTTTCCCTTCGCAAGGCAACTCTTGCATGTATGGGCACTGACTCCCTTTCCAGAATGTATCCTTGTGGGAGCAGGCACTCAGGGACAAGGATCCACAAGGACCCACTCTGGGGACCTGCTCGGTGGACAGGGACCCACACCTTCAAACAAGCAACTTACCGTGGGGCAGACCcccagggaaggcagaaggaGGGAAAACCAGAAAGGGCTGTTAGCAGTCAGACAGGAGAGTGCCAGTGCTGGGCCAGACAGCTGTGTGTCAGCCACAGGGGACAAGGTGCTTGATACTGGCACTGCCCTGATATCACACAGAGTCTAGCTGCACTGTGCTGTAGAGATCTCAGCCAAGAACCACCCTAGGCACCAGCTCATCTGCTGATGGGAATtcctggaggagctgagctgggacagggaacattggaacaggcaggcagcctggctccGCACGTCCATCTTCTCTCACCTCCACAAAAGGCTCCATCAAAGGCAAGGAGCTGCAAGGGAGgtcagcagaagcccagggattAGGCACAGCACCTATCCTGGTTAGCTGGGTCTATAAATAACCCCGATTTACCAATCTGGAGCATGTGGGGCAGGACTTAGCTCCAGAGAGAATAATTGGAGAGATGGTGTCAGGTCAGGGGACTCAGAAATTGATTTAAGCAAAACCAGTTCCACTGAGGCACTCACCACCACCTGACCAAACACCTTCCTTCTCACATAGCTTCTCACATACCCCTCCTGGGTACCCCAGCACAGTGGGTTGGCAAGAAGGGTGGGGTTCCAATTGGATCCCAGCAGGACCTCAGAACTGCAGACTTGGGAAGGAGAAGGACGAAGATCCCATGAGTGAGCTGAGAAAAGGCTGGTTTCTGCCATGACATCAGCTCATGGAAAAGCTCCTTTACATTCTTTAATCCCTTAAGCAGCTGTAGGGGGACATGGCATGGTCACTCACTCCATTACTTCATGAAAGCTCTTTGATGAGGGGCTGCTGGTTAATCTGGGTGGTGAAATGAAACAGCTGCTGAGACCCCTCTGAGGCTGGGCACCACCTGAGGACTGTGACAAAAATGGGGTGGTGCCTGGCCTTTAGGGTCACAGCCTGGGGAAAGTGAGTCACAGCTTAACTGAGAGGCTTACTTAAAGTGTTAATTAGGAATTGAACCCCACCTCATAAGGTGCTTTGAAGTGATggagggaggggttggaaggataCACAAAGGCTCAAGGAGGGGTTTTAGGATTTCCTTTACCCCACCTGCTCTGGAAATAATGGTCCCCCAAATCTTATGGCCCCCAAGGCTGCAGCACCGTGACAGAGCAACTTGTCCATCCCCATGTTGAACTGGGTGTGGGACAGGGTTTGAGGGTTTCCAACATCCCCACCTTTGGGGACAGCCCATATCAAGGGTTGGTGGCACTGGAATGcgaggaaagatttttttttctcacctgCTTGAGCtttggctgctgggggctgcctggctcctcactggggctgtggagcacatAAAGCAAAGGGGTGAGTGCTTTCGGCCCTCCACAACTCCTGGGAGATAGGAGAGACCCTCTAGATGAACATCACCCTAATTCTGGGGGTGATGTGGGACAGGTCAGCCTTTTGTTTGGCTCCAAGAGCTGCTCGACCTGTCCTCAACAGGATCAAGCTCAACTGGACAGCCTGTCTCCTGGGAGCTCTGCCTTGATCAATGGTGACAGCAGTGAGGCTCATTTGGGGGACCCCTCCTGTAACAAGcacatttttcctctctctaagTCAATGAGTATCATCATAGCCACCCCCTcgcagcaaaaaaacccaccgaTACCAGCTCATTGAACTACAATTCAGCTGGCAACAGGACAAAAAGCCACCCTGCAGGTCACATCTTGCCCACCAGCACCAACCTGTCAGCTGCCCAGACTTCACGCAGGATCTCAGTCTGCAGCGGCATGGCTCCAGGTCCTgtgtccagcctgtcctggagtcctttCCGCCTCTGACCCCCCCAGCACCGGCTGCTGACCTCCTCCGCACTGCAGTTTctacagcccagagctgggtaCGTAGGCTCGGCCTCAAGGGTCTGAGTGCAGTGCCATGGCATTGGCTCATCCACCTCCGCGGGGAAGAGAAGGACGACAAGCAGGCAAAGGAGGCGATTAACTTTTTATTTCTCCTGAAACTCGGTAATAGGATTTCAGGGGCTGCTGGCCAGCCTGGCTGCGGGCAGAGCAGTTGGCAGGGCACTAATCCCAGGAAAAGGAAATCTCAGGAAAAAGGGGCCCCACAGGAGTGGCAAGGTCGGGGAGccagctgcactgcacagcccctGGCTGTTATAAGTGGGTCCCACTAGCTGAGGACTTTACCAGCACTAAGGGGAGGGATGCTGGCTGACCTTATTCAGGGTTGTCCTCCCTGGATGAGCCTTTTTCCACTCAGAAGAGCCTTTTGATGATAGGAAAGCAGGATTGgggctgctttgctctgtgcaTGGAGAGCCCATGCAGGCCAtggcagcatccccagctccaggTGATGCCAAGGGCTTCTTTATGGACCACTGCACTGGCCCAAGCCCAGGCCCACATGTCCATGTCCCTTCAGGTGACAAGTTTCACACCCTGCATGTCACTGCTCCCTCTTCACCTCCTTATTAATCACATTTATTTGTTGTTATTTCCCTCCAAAGACTGCTGTCTAGTTGCAAAGCTAGATAAGCCAAGTGCCCCCTGTGACGCTACTATGCCCTCAGCCTTACCCAGCCCACCACAGACACCCCGAAACTCCTTCAACTGCCTCATTTCCCATGCTATGCCCAGTGCCACTAGATGGCATTTGAACACCACACGCCCAAAACTCAGGAGCACCGCCAAGCTTTGACACCTTCAAAGATCCCGTTTTCCCTTCACTCTCTAAACCACATCTCATCGCCTGCCCGAGTTTAATTTCTCTTCCAAGGAGAAGCAAAGCACCAAACAAAAATAAGCTCCAAATCTGCTTCAAAGCAGGGAAAAGCCCCAAAACTGCAACAAAATGTATTCTTTTTTTGCAGAGGTCTGCTTCCTATGGGACAGCTCTCTGGTCCCTCAGTCAAGGAGCACAAATGCTTCTTCCACCCACTTGGGTGCCTCCCAGAGAACTCTCATCCCAAATATGCACTGGTTAAAAAATAAAGTATGAggagaaacccctccaggttggaaaaaaacagCCAAGAATCCCCCAAAGCAGAATCCCCCAGCCATGCATCCCTCaagccttccccagctccccaaAAATGATGGGTGATAAAAATGGGCAGCACCAGTTGGAGACACCAGTAATTCCTTAACAGCGCCTTGGCTGGAGTGGGGGCAGTTCACAACCatagaaaagaccttttaagacCTCAAGCTCAACCATAAATCCAACACCCAGAGGACTAGCATGCTTGCGTCCCCCAacagccaccacctccctttgctgagcagaagccagagaaaaagtgattttctttttttt from the Pogoniulus pusillus isolate bPogPus1 chromosome 39, bPogPus1.pri, whole genome shotgun sequence genome contains:
- the TULP1 gene encoding LOW QUALITY PROTEIN: tubby-related protein 1 (The sequence of the model RefSeq protein was modified relative to this genomic sequence to represent the inferred CDS: deleted 3 bases in 2 codons); the protein is MPLQTEILREVWAADRGEKRRKKKEKAEEESGKDPYSKLTKEPRKKKEGPAPRSYTAKGPKKQQEPAEDSEDEEVEEEMENKDLPKKLNKKLLKEPPLVSREKKLKPKDKSDPESKARPAKSTKKESMSMFQVNGRKKAEENQEEATTGSDEEDDSDSSTKPHQVREKKNPVSLFQTGGDPPKEKKTKKKAKSDEETLETPQKNSNRKGKVKKSKRQKRERPPSPIIEVDHLEEFVLRPAPQGVTIKCRVTRDKKGMDRGLYPTYYLHLDNDKKVFLLAGRKRKKSKTSNYLISIDPTDLSRGGENFIGKLRSNLMGTKFTVFDNGANPDRANANWSNVRQELSAVVYETNVLGFKGPRKMTVIIPGMNSDNERVPIRPRNDNDGLLMRWQNRNMDNIIELHNKAPVWNDETQSYVLNFHGRVTQASVKNFQIVHDSDPDYIVMQFGRVADDAFTMDYNYPLCAVQAFAIALSSFDGKLACE